In Musa acuminata AAA Group cultivar baxijiao chromosome BXJ2-3, Cavendish_Baxijiao_AAA, whole genome shotgun sequence, the following proteins share a genomic window:
- the LOC135608199 gene encoding gibberellin receptor GID1C-like, translating into MAGSNEVNANESKMVVPLNTWVLISNFKLAYNMLRRPDGTFDRHLAEFLDRKVPANATPVNGVVSFDVLIDRPNNLLARIYRPAPSTASVAPLLIDLYRAPSPDPFPVIIFFHGGSFAHSSSNSAIYDSLCRRFVSLCGAVVVSVNYRRAPEHKYPCAYDDGWAALKWASGEPWLRSGKDAKLRVFLAGDSSGGNIAHHVALRAAESGIEVAGNVLLNAMFGGNCRTESEKRLDGKYFVTIQDRDWYWKAYLPEGADRDHPACNPFGPKGVTLESLPFAKSLVIVAGLDLVQDWQLAYADGLKKAGHFVKLVYREQATIGFYLLPNTNHFYQVMEEIKNFVSSNL; encoded by the exons ATGGCTGGCAGCAACGAGGTCAACGCCAATGAGTCCAAG ATGGTGGTTCCCCTCAACACGTGGGTCCTCATCTCCAACTTCAAGCTGGCCTACAACATGCTGCGCCGACCCGACGGCACCTTCGACCGCCACCTCGCCGAATTCCTCGACCGCAAGGTTCCCGCCAACGCCACCCCGGTCAACGGCGTCGTCTCGTTCGACGTCCTCATCGACCGCCCCAACAACCTGCTCGCCCGCATCTACCGCCCCGCCCCCTCCACCGCCTCCGTCGCCCCGCTCCTCATCGACCTCTACCGGGCTCCCTCCCCCGACCCCTTCcccgtcatcatcttcttccacGGCGGCAGCTTCGCCCACTCCTCGTCCAACAGCGCCATCTACGACTCGCTGTGCCGCCGATTCGTCTCCCTCTGCGGCGCGGTCGTCGTATCCGTCAATTACCGCCGCGCGCCCGAGCACAAGTATCCCTGCGCATACGACGACGGGTGGGCGGCCCTCAAGTGGGCGTCCGGCGAGCCATGGCTCCGCAGCGGGAAGGACGCCAAGCTTCGGGTGTTCCTCGCGGGGGACAGCTCCGGCGGGAACATCGCACACCATGTGGCTTTGAGGGCAGCGGAGTCTGGCATCGAAGTCGCCGGCAACGTCCTCCTCAATGCCATGTTCGGTGGCAACTGCAGGACCGAGTCGGAGAAGAGATTGGACGGCAAGTACTTCGTCACCATTCAAGACAGGGATTGGTATTGGAAGGCATATCTACCCGAGGGGGCAGACAGAGACCACCCCGCCTGCAACCCCTTCGGCCCCAAAGGTGTGACGCTCGAGAGTCTTCCCTTCGCCAAAAGCCTGGTTATAGTGGCAGGGCTGGATCTCGTTCAGGACTGGCAATTGGCATACGCAGATGGTTTGAAGAAGGCCGGCCACTTCGTGAAGCTTGTCTACCGCGAGCAGGCCACGATCGGATTCTACTTGCTGCCCAACACCAACCATTTCTACCAAGTCATGGAGGAGATCAAGAACTTTGTCAGCTCTAACTTGTAG
- the LOC103978879 gene encoding cytochrome P450 CYP94D108-like, whose amino-acid sequence MVVMDLLSPQSVLLLLLFSLSSLYLFFFSRWNHGSAASSTYPPNLRPYPLIGHLPQFLKNRHRLPDWFAESLAATPTNTFLVRRPVGIRSVITANPANVEHILRTRFDNYPKGPRFRSILHDFLGYGIFNSDGDAWRVQRKTASFEFNTKSLRSFVVRCVHEEILSRLLPLLEKSSHDDSAVDLQDVLERFAFDNICKVAFDHDPVCLAKDDGSCGQDNFSTGFALAFNDASNTSAARFRYVLPRLWMIKKLLGVGSERRLRQSIATVHGLAMRIIRAKKENRTSSSLPQAEDLLSRFIANEDHSEDFLRDIVISFMLAGKDTISSALTWFFWLLCSRPDVEAKIMDEIRSIRARRPSTSPAVFDYEELRDMHYLHAAITESMRLYPPVPLNSQSCLSDDVLPDGTAVKKGWLMSYNSYVMGRMEAIWGPDCREYKPERWLDEGKFRPESPFKFPAFHAGPRICLGKEMAYIQMKSIVACVLERLAVVLVDKEARPVKMISLTSRMKGGLLLRFRKRSV is encoded by the coding sequence ATGGTTGTAATGGATCTCCTATCTCCACAATCCGTCCTTTtgctcctcctcttctccctctcttccctctacctcttcttcttctctagatGGAACCACGGCTCAGCAGCTTCCAGCACGTATCCCCCCAACCTCAGGCCCTACCCGTTGATCGGCCACCTCCCCCAGTTCTTGAAGAACCGCCACCGCCTGCCCGACTGGTTCGCCGAGTCCCTCGCCGCCACCCCCACCAACACCTTCCTCGTGCGCCGCCCCGTCGGCATACGCAGCGTCATCACCGCCAACCCCGCCAACGTCGAGCACATCCTCCGCACCCGCTTCGACAACTACCCCAAGGGCCCCCGATTCCGCTCCATCCTCCACGACTTCCTCGGCTACGGCATCTTCAACTCCGATGGCGACGCCTGGCGCGTCCAGCGTAAGACCGCCAGCTTCGAGTTCAACACCAAGTCCCTCCGCTCCTTCGTCGTCCGCTGCGTCCACGAGGAGATCCTCTCCCGCCTCCTCCCTTTGCTGGAGAAGAGCTCGCATGACGACTCCGCCGTCGACCTCCAGGACGTCCTCGAGCGCTTCGCGTTCGATAACATCTGCAAGGTGGCTTTCGACCATGATCCCGTCTGCCTCGCCAAGGACGACGGTAGCTGCGGGCAAGACAACTTCTCTACTGGCTTCGCCCTCGCCTTCAACGACGCCTCGAACACCAGCGCCGCCCGATTTCGTTACGTTCTCCCGAGACTGTGGATGATAAAGAAGTTGCTGGGCGTTGGTTCGGAGCGGCGGCTTAGGCAGTCGATCGCCACGGTCCACGGCCTCGCCATGCGGATCATACGGGCAAAGAAGGAGAACCGGACCTCTTCTTCGCTGCCCCAAGCCGAGGATCTCCTCTCTCGGTTCATCGCCAACGAGGACCACTCCGAAGACTTCCTCCGCGACATCGTCATCAGCTTCATGCTCGCCGGAAAGGACACCATCTCTTCGGCGCTGACCTGGTTCTTCTGGCTCCTCTGCTCTCGCCCAGACGTGGAGGCCAAGATCATGGACGAGATCAGATCAATTCGAGCCCGGCGCCCCAGCACCTCCCCGGCAGTCTTCGACTACGAGGAGCTCAGGGACATGCACTACCTCCACGCGGCCATAACGGAGTCAATGCGTCTGTACCCTCCGGTGCCGTTGAACTCGCAGTCTTGCCTCTCGGACGACGTCCTACCAGACGGCACGGCTGTCAAGAAGGGATGGTTAATGTCGTACAACTCCTACGTGATGGGGCGGATGGAGGCCATCTGGGGGCCAGACTGCCGGGAGTACAAGCCGGAGCGGTGGCTAGATGAGGGGAAGTTCCGGCCGGAGAGCCCGTTCAAGTTCCCAGCGTTCCACGCGGGGCCGAGGATCTGCCTGGGGAAGGAGATGGCGTACATCCAGATGAAGTCGATCGTGGCGTGCGTTCTGGAGAGGTTGGCGGTGGTGTTGGTGGACAAGGAGGCACGCCCCGTCAAGATGATCTCATTGACGTCGCGGATGAAGGGCGGGCTGCTGTTGCGCTTCAGGAAGAGATCCGTCTGA
- the LOC135608197 gene encoding probable 1-deoxy-D-xylulose-5-phosphate synthase, chloroplastic, whose amino-acid sequence MAASTLPFSCHLPALLSSDLQKASPLLPTQLFAGTDLPHHRHRHVFLTPRRRSCVCASLSGTGEYFSQRPPTPLLDTVNYPIHMKNLSVKELKQLADELRSDVIFHVSKTGGHLGSSLGVVELTVALHYVFNAPQDKILWDVGHQSYPHKILTGRRDKMPTLRRTNGLSGFTKRSESDYDSFGTGHSSTSISAALGMAVGRDLKGRKNNVIAVIGDGAMTAGQAYEAMNNAGYLDSDMIVILNDNKQVSLPTASLDGPIPPVGALSSALSRLQSSRPLRELREVAKGVTKQIGGSMHQIAAKVDEYARGMISGSGSTLFEELGLYYIGPVDGHNIDDLVSILKEVKDTKTTGPVLIHVVTEKGRGYPYAERAADKYHGVTKFDPATGKQLKSISQTQSYTNYFADALIAEAEVDKDIVAIHAAMGGGTGLNYFLRRFPTRCFDVGIAEQHAVTFAAGLACEGLKPFCAIYSSFLQRAYDQVIHDVDLQKLPVRFAMDRAGLVGADGPTHCGAFDVTYMACLPNMIVMAPSDEAELFHMVATAAAINDRPSCFRYPRGNGIGVPLPQGNKGVPLEIGKGRILIEGERVALLGYGTAVQSCVAAASLLEQRGLRVTVADARFCKPLDHALIRNLSKSHQVLITVEEGSIGGFGSHVAQFMALNGLLDGTIKWRPLVLPDRYIEHGSPNDQLAEAGLTPSHVAATVFNILGQTREALEIMS is encoded by the exons ATGGCTGCATCCACGCTTCCCTTCTCTTGCCATTTGCCTGCTCTGCTTTCCTCGGATCTGCAGAAGGCTTCCCCCCTCCTGCCTACGCAGTTGTTTGCAGGGACTGATCTCCCGCACCACCGGCATCGTCATGTGTTTCTCACG CCTAGGAGACGGTCATGTGTTTGCGCATCACTATCAGGAACTGGGGAGTACTTCTCGCAGCGGCCACCAACTCCGCTGCTGGACACCGTCAACTATCCCATCCATATGAAGAATCTCTCGGTCAAG GAACTCAAACAACTTGCGGACGAACTTCGGTCAGATGTCATCTTCCATGTCTCTAAGACGGGAGGGCATCTTGGTTCGAGCCTTGGAGTGGTTGAGCTAACCGTCGCTCTACACTATGTCTTCAATGCTCCTCAAGACAAGATACTATGGGATGTTGGGCACCAG TCGTACCCACACAAGATACTAACAGGGAGGAGAGACAAGATGCCTACGTTACGACGGACGAATGGATTATCTGGGTTCACAAAACGATCAGAGAGTGACTATGATAGCTTTGGAACTGGTCATAGTTCAACCAGCATCTCAGCAGCCCTTG GGATGGCTGTCGGAAGGGATCTGAAGGGCAGAAAGAATAATGTTATAGCAGTGATAGGGGATGGGGCCATGACTGCTGGACAAGCATATGAAGCTATGAACAATGCTGGGTATCTTGACTCGGATATGATTGTCATTCTGAATGACAACAAGCAGGTCTCTCTGCCCACTGCAAGTCTTGACGGGCCTATACCACCAGTTGGAGCTTTAAGCAGTGCTCTCAGTAGATTGCAATCTAGTAGACCATTAAGAGAACTGAGGGAGGTCGCCAAG GGAGTTACGAAgcagattggtggatcgatgcatCAAATTGCGGCAAAAGTCGATGAATATGCTCGAGGAATGATTAGTGGATCTGGCTCAACTTTGTTTGAAGAGCTTGGTCTCTATTATATTGGCCCAGTGGATGGCCACAACATAGATGACCTCGTTTCCATACTCAAGGAGGTTAAGGACACAAAGACAACAGGTCCAGTTCTTATACATGTTGTAACAGAAAAAGGACGGGGATATCCCTATGCAGAGAGAGCTGCTGACAAGTATCATG GTGTTACCAAATTTGATCCGGCCACTGGGAAACAATTGAAATCGATCTCTCAGACTCAATCTTATACCAATTATTTTGCTGACGCTTTGATAGCTGAGGCAGAGGTAGACAAAGATATAGTCGCAATTCATGCAGCCATGGGAGGTGGAACCGGCCTTAACTACTTCCTTCGTCGATTTCCAACAAGATGTTTTGATGTCGGTATAGCCGAGCAGCATGCTGTTACATTTGCAGCTGGTCTAGCCTGCGAAGGCCTCAAGCCATTCTGTGCAATCTACTCATCTTTCTTGCAACGGGCTTACGATCAG GTGATACATGATGTGGACTTGCAGAAACTTCCTGTAAGATTTGCTATGGACCGAGCAGGGCTTGTCGGAGCTGATGGGCCAACTCATTGTGGTGCATTTGATGTCACATACATGGCATGTCTGCCTAATATGATTGTCATGGCTCCTTCCGATGAAGCTGAACTGTTTCACATGGTTGCCACTGCAGCAGCCATCAATGACCGGCCATCCTGCTTCCGATATCCAAGAGGAAATGGCATTGGCGTTCCCCTGCCCCAAGGAAACAAAGGTGTTCCGCTTGAG ATCGGCAAAGGCAGGATATTGATTGAGGGTGAGAGAGTGGCTCTTCTTGGATATGGAACAGCAGTTCAGAGCTGTGTGGCTGCAGCTTCCCTCCTGGAACAACGTGGTCTAAGGGTCACAGTGGCTGATGCACGATTCTGCAAGCCGCTGGATCATGCTTTGATTCGTAACTTATCTAAATCTCACCAAGTGCTGATTACAGTTGAAGAAGGATCCATCGGAGGGTTTGGCTCTCATGTCGCCCAGTTCATGGCACTTAATGGTCTTCTTGATGGCACGATAAAG TGGAGACCGCTGGTTCTTCCTGATCGTTACATCGAGCATGGATCACCCAATGATCAGCTGGCAGAAGCTGGTTTGACACCATCTCATGTTGCAGCCACAGTGTTCAACATCCTTGGACAAACTAGAGAGGCACTTGAAATCATGTCATAG